Proteins co-encoded in one Malus sylvestris chromosome 7, drMalSylv7.2, whole genome shotgun sequence genomic window:
- the LOC126628796 gene encoding F-box protein At5g51380-like, which translates to MSPISPDRKSGSPKVSPPPVLPKRPRPLSLPDRTLQHVIMKMQLQNHFNLLSPSTASPSPHAEPDLSPAFNSLTLDPPAPDSTSLLSDELLLCIFSKLPISRYLPNSLVCKRWLYLHGRLVTSVKLFDWGFLDSGRVFARFPNLDDVDIVHACIRSPRNSGILVTRKALTVHIDSLFSPNGFTEESDVLKNSVVDHGLRLIAQSYPNLRRIVVIGASENGLVRIAEECQTLQELELHCCGDLALKGISGCRNLQIVKLIGSVDGFYSAVISDIGLTILAQGCRRLVKLELCGCEGSYDGIKAIGQCCQMLEELTLNDHRMDGGWLAALPFCGNLKTLMLQSCKSIDTSPGPDEHLGSCPTIEELHLRRCQVRDQHGVRALFTVCEAVRDIVLQDCWGLVDEVFAFASICRYRFFFSSHLCFISVCGLRYVEINL; encoded by the exons ATGTCACCCATTTCACCAGACAGAAAATCCGGAAGCCCAAAAGTATCACCACCGCCAGTTCTGCCCAAACGGCCGCGGCCATTGAGCCTCCCGGACCGAACTCTCCAGCATGTTATCATGAAGATGCAGCTGCAGAACCACTTCAACTTACTCTCTCCGTCCACCGCCTCGCCGTCTCCTCACGCTGAGCCGGACCTCTCCCCCGCCTTCAATTCCCTCACCCTAGACCCGCCCGCCCCCGATTCCACCTCCCTCCTCTCCGATGAGCTTCTCCTCTGTATCTTCTCCAAGCTCCCGATTTCCCGGTATCTCCCCAACTCCCTCGTCTGCAAGCGCTGGCTGTACCTCCACGGCAGGCTGGTGACTTCCGTGAAGCTTTTCGATTGGGGGTTTTTGGACTCGGGTCGGGTTTTCGCCCGGTTCCCGAATCTGGACGATGTCGATATTGTCCATGCCTGCATTCGGTCCCCGAGGAATTCAGGGATTCTGGTGACCAGGAAGGCTTTGACTGTTCATATCGACTCGCTCTTCAGCCCCAATGGGTTTACTGAGGAGAGCGATGTGTTGAAGAACAGTGTGGTGGACCATGGGCTGAGATTGATTGCGCAATCGTACCCGAATTTGCGGCGAATCGTGGTTATCGGAGCCAGCGAAAATGGGTTGGTTAGGATCGCTGAGGAGTGCCAGACATTGCAGGAATTGGAGCTGCATTGTTGTGGGGACTTGGCTTTGAAGGGGATTAGTGGGTGTAGGAACTTGCAGATTGTGAAATTGATTGGTTCTGTTGACGGATTTTATAGTGCGGTGATTTCGGATATTGGGTTGACGATTTTAGCTCAGGGTTGTAGGAGGTTAGTGAAGCTTGAGCTCTGTGGGTGTGAAGGGAGCTACGATGGGATTAAGGCGATTGGGCAGTGCTGCCAAATGCTTGAGGAATTGACTCTCAATGATCATAGGATGGATGGTGGGTGGTTGGCTGCTCTGCCCTTTTGTGggaatttgaaaactttgatgcTTCAGTCTTGCAAGAGCATTGACACGAGCCCGGGACCTGATGAGCATTTGGGGTCTTGTCCCACCATTGAGGAGTTGCATTTGCGGCGCTGTCAAGTGCGGGATCAGCATGGTGTGAGAGCATTGTTCACGGTGTGTGAGGCTGTTAGGGATATTGTTCTGCAGGATTGTTGGGGATTGGTGGATGAAGTATTTGCATTTGCGAGTATTTGTAGgtacagattttttttttcttcccatctGTGTTTTATATCTGTTTGTGGc CTGAGATATGTTGAAATAAACCTGTGA